The window ACCGAGCTCGATCTTTCGCGCGAGCAGGTGCAGGCGCTGCGCACGGCGCTGCAGAGCCGCGTCACCGTGATCACCGGCGGTCCCGGCACCGGCAAGACCACGCTGCTCAAGTCGATTATCGCCGCGCTCGACGACGTTGGCTTTAAGCCCACTCTCGCTGCTCCCACAGGACGTGCAGCGCGGCGGCTCCAGGAGGCCACGGGGCGAGACGCCAAGACGATCCATCGCCTGCTCGAATACGCGCCCGAGACGGGGGGATTCGTGCGCGGCAAGGAATTTCCGCTGAAAGCCAACTTCGTCATCGTCGATGAAGCCTCGATGATGGACATCGAGCTTGCTTCGAGCCTGCTCGCGGCGCTGATGCCGAATTGCTCCCTGCTGCTGGTTGGCGATCGCGATCAGCTGCCGTCGGTCGGACCGGGCAGCGTGCTGAAGGACATCATCGCATCGGAGCTGCTGCCTGTTGTCGCGCTGCGCGAGGTCTATCGCCAGGCGCGCCAGAGCATGATCGTCGCGAATGCGCATCGCCTGAACCGCGGCGAATTTCCGCTGCTGTCGAATGATCCCGAGGGCGATTTCTTTTTCTTCGAGCGCAACGCGCCCGACGACGTGCTCGCGACGATCAAACAGCTCGTGCACCAGCGCCTGATCGGGCGATTCGGTGTCAACGATCCGCGCGATATCCAGGTGCTGACTCCGATGAATCGCGGCCCGCTCGGCACGCAGATACTGAATCGCGAGCTGCAGAACCTGCTTAATCCGGCGGGCCACGAGTTGCGCGCGGGCGATCGCATCCTGCGCGAGGGCGACCGCGTCATCCAACTTCGCAACGATTACGACAAGGGCGTGTTCAACGGCTCGATCGGGCGCATCGTGCGGGTAGATTCAGAAAAGGCGCGGCTTACGATCGCGTTCGAGGAAACGCACGCCGACTACGATGTGTCAGAGCTCGATGAGATCGGCCTCGCTTATGCGATCTCGGTGCACAAGAGCCAGGGCAGCCAGTACCGCGCGGTGGTGATGCCGATACATTCGAGCCACTACCTGATGCTGCGGCGCAACTTGTTGTACACGGCGATCACACGCGCGGAAAAGGTCTGCGTCTTGGTCGGCACCAAGAACGCGTTGCAGCAGGCGGTCCGCAACCAGGACGAGCGCAAGCGCTTCTCGCGCCTCGCGGAAAGGCTGCACGTCGATTGACGCGCGGCTCAGCGATGGGCGCCGTGCATCAGCGCGTAGAGCGCCAAGAGCATCCCGGTAATCACGAGTGCGAAGGCGATGAGCACGATCAGCTCGGCGAGAAGCGCGCGCCACGCTGAAATCTGATGGACCTCGCCAATCCCTTTCAGTACGACAATGAAGCCCCACAGCCCGAGCACCGTATGCATACCACCGAACTCGAAGGTAGGCGGCGTCATCTTGGGCAGGCCGTTGATTCCGATCTCGGGTGGCGCCATCGCACCCGAGAGCAGCGCGAGGATGCTCGCGGCTGAGGCGGTGATCGCGGGGATCTTGCCCCACGCCAGCGCAGTGCGCGTCTCGCGCGGCCCGCCGGTTCCGCCCAACGCTCGCGCAATCCAAGTGATGAACAGCGCGTCGATGTAGAGAAAAGCGATTCCGAAAAGTGCAACGATCACAACCTCGAACAGCACGCGGATGGGCCAGATGGCGCTCATCGGACCCTCGAGCGCAGTCATCCACTCGCGCTCGAGCACAGCGAGCGCGGGCGACAGGGCCGCCAGCGCTTTCACATTGCGCTCGGGATCGGTTTCGACAATTCGCCGAATCGTCGCGTGCGGCTCAGTCCAAATGGTGAGATAGGGAGTAATCCGTTCGCCAAAGCTCTGCGCCATACAGAAATCCGCTCAGCCGCGA is drawn from Candidatus Binataceae bacterium and contains these coding sequences:
- a CDS encoding ATP-dependent RecD-like DNA helicase; the protein is MNDSIHTAEETIEGTLDHLLYVNEQTGYSVAAVSMGQGIELRRITIVGNFGMLEVGSTIRARGRVERHPRFGDQFKVVDFETIRPAGAVALERYLASEIHGVGPSLARRIAEFFGESLGEVLDTAPERMREVPGIGPVVAARIVAAWRDSSGLRELTVFLRGHGIAAAHARRIHQTYGKDALETVRRDPYVLARTIYGIGFRTADAIGEKLGVPRNSVQRARAAILYVLERSADEGHVYAPLEYLAGQFESALEMDSELARAAVDELAQAGEIFVEQASEHTAVYLKRLHEAEVSVATRIKELDAARPIAKPVIDRAVEAALKATELDLSREQVQALRTALQSRVTVITGGPGTGKTTLLKSIIAALDDVGFKPTLAAPTGRAARRLQEATGRDAKTIHRLLEYAPETGGFVRGKEFPLKANFVIVDEASMMDIELASSLLAALMPNCSLLLVGDRDQLPSVGPGSVLKDIIASELLPVVALREVYRQARQSMIVANAHRLNRGEFPLLSNDPEGDFFFFERNAPDDVLATIKQLVHQRLIGRFGVNDPRDIQVLTPMNRGPLGTQILNRELQNLLNPAGHELRAGDRILREGDRVIQLRNDYDKGVFNGSIGRIVRVDSEKARLTIAFEETHADYDVSELDEIGLAYAISVHKSQGSQYRAVVMPIHSSHYLMLRRNLLYTAITRAEKVCVLVGTKNALQQAVRNQDERKRFSRLAERLHVD
- a CDS encoding YIP1 family protein encodes the protein MAQSFGERITPYLTIWTEPHATIRRIVETDPERNVKALAALSPALAVLEREWMTALEGPMSAIWPIRVLFEVVIVALFGIAFLYIDALFITWIARALGGTGGPRETRTALAWGKIPAITASAASILALLSGAMAPPEIGINGLPKMTPPTFEFGGMHTVLGLWGFIVVLKGIGEVHQISAWRALLAELIVLIAFALVITGMLLALYALMHGAHR